Proteins encoded by one window of Calidithermus timidus DSM 17022:
- a CDS encoding MFS transporter, with product MLNGWFVFLGDAFFNASIVLSSFAAKLGAPNSVIGLLPALLGAGSMIPQVFVAPYVARLPVKVLLYRRVAVLRVSSLAFIALASFVLGHRPDLLLACFVLGLALNGLVTGFSSLPFWETVAKTIPMERRAALFGGRNLVGGMLAFLAGLLVRYLLGTPLPFPIPYAILFTLGTLSFGVGWYLFGLSHEPPDEGRPAERIHLGLPLKDFAFRRFLRVRVLFALASMTEPFYAAYAVRGLGQSSEIGLYLTLYTLSSVLSNLLWVRLSQRYGSKLLILSGASLGVVTPILALLLPPGAYGLVFVLQGTYLAALGLGTTTYLLNTADPQNRSSYIGLANTVVGVVSFSPVLGGLLADRLGYAAPLLLAAVCYGWGLYAGRKLEGGV from the coding sequence ATGCTCAATGGGTGGTTCGTCTTCCTGGGCGACGCCTTTTTCAACGCCTCCATCGTGCTATCGAGCTTCGCCGCCAAGCTGGGCGCACCCAACAGCGTCATCGGGCTACTCCCGGCCCTGCTGGGCGCAGGTTCGATGATCCCTCAGGTTTTCGTCGCGCCCTACGTGGCCCGCCTCCCGGTCAAGGTGCTGCTCTACCGCCGGGTGGCGGTGCTGCGGGTCTCGAGCCTGGCCTTCATCGCCCTGGCCTCCTTCGTGCTGGGACACCGCCCCGATTTGCTGCTCGCGTGCTTCGTGCTGGGGCTGGCCCTCAACGGCCTGGTAACGGGCTTTTCCTCGCTGCCCTTCTGGGAAACCGTGGCCAAGACCATCCCCATGGAGCGCCGGGCCGCCCTCTTCGGCGGGCGCAACCTGGTGGGGGGAATGTTGGCCTTCCTGGCGGGGCTGCTGGTGCGCTACCTGCTGGGCACGCCGTTGCCCTTTCCCATCCCCTACGCCATCCTCTTCACCCTGGGCACCTTGTCCTTCGGCGTTGGCTGGTACCTCTTCGGGCTCAGCCACGAACCCCCCGACGAGGGCCGCCCCGCCGAGCGCATCCACCTAGGCCTACCGCTGAAGGACTTCGCCTTTCGGCGCTTCCTGCGCGTGCGGGTGCTGTTTGCGCTGGCCTCCATGACCGAGCCCTTCTACGCCGCCTACGCGGTGCGCGGGCTGGGGCAAAGCAGCGAAATCGGGCTCTACCTCACGCTCTACACCCTCTCCAGCGTGCTCTCCAACCTGCTGTGGGTGCGGCTTTCCCAGCGCTACGGCTCCAAGCTGCTCATCCTCAGCGGGGCCAGCCTGGGCGTGGTGACCCCCATCCTGGCCCTCCTGCTGCCACCGGGTGCTTACGGGCTGGTGTTCGTGCTCCAGGGCACCTACCTGGCCGCGCTGGGGCTGGGCACCACCACCTACTTGCTCAACACCGCCGATCCCCAAAACCGCAGCTCCTACATCGGGCTGGCCAACACCGTCGTCGGCGTCGTCTCCTTCTCCCCCGTGCTGGGGGGCCTGCTAGCCGACCGGCTCGGCTACGCCGCACCGCTGCTGCTGGCGGCGGTCTGCTATGGCTGGGGGCTGTACGCGGGGCGCAAGCTCGAGGGGGGGGTTTGA
- the thrS gene encoding threonine--tRNA ligase gives MNLVLPDGKQLELPQGATAKDAAQAIGPGLAKAAIGAIVNGELYDLLKPLPSEASGAKIKILTEKDPEFAQLFRHTLAHVMAQAVRELYAERGFKPEDVKLAIGPVIENGFYYDIDAPTPLREEDLPIIEEKMRQIVAADLPLERFVLPREEALKRFEGVDPYKTELIQDLPQGEEISFYKQGDERYGFTDLCRGPHVPSTGRIPPHFKLTSLAGAYWRGDSKRPMLQRIYGIAFRSREELEHYLWAQEEARKRDHRKLGAELDLFTISEEVGKGLPLWLPKGAFIRRQLEQYMYEKEQEHGYHYVITPHIANSKLYYTSGHLPYYKDDMYAPIEIEGEEYYLKPMNCPHHHMIYKARLKSYRDLPLRLAEFGTVYRFELSGTLSGLARVRGFTQNDAHIYCSKAQVKEEFIRVIQLFDEVYKDFGISDYWFRLSLPDFENNPEKFGEPGPHWDEAITAIRSALEETGAQYVEGIGEATFYGPKLDVQLRTVLGKEESIATNQLDFISAGRFGLEFTNERGEKETPVIIHRAIMGSFDRFFAFYLEHTAGDFPLWLSPIQAVIVPIADRHLGYAQQVAAQMRKNKLRVEIDDRSERMNAKIRDAELQKIPLILVVGDKEAEAGTVNLRERHVKEQRTLPVSELIAQMHKRVQERK, from the coding sequence ATGAACCTAGTACTGCCCGACGGAAAACAGCTCGAGCTCCCCCAGGGTGCGACGGCCAAAGACGCCGCCCAAGCCATCGGGCCGGGGCTCGCCAAAGCCGCCATCGGCGCCATCGTGAACGGTGAGCTCTACGACCTGCTCAAGCCCTTGCCTTCAGAGGCCAGCGGCGCGAAGATCAAGATCCTCACCGAAAAAGACCCCGAGTTCGCTCAGCTCTTCCGCCACACCCTCGCCCACGTGATGGCTCAGGCCGTGCGCGAACTCTACGCCGAGCGGGGGTTCAAGCCCGAAGACGTCAAGCTCGCCATCGGGCCGGTGATCGAGAACGGCTTCTACTACGACATCGACGCCCCCACACCCCTGCGCGAGGAAGATCTGCCCATCATCGAGGAGAAGATGCGCCAGATCGTGGCGGCCGACCTGCCTCTGGAGCGCTTCGTCCTGCCGCGGGAGGAAGCCTTAAAGCGCTTCGAGGGGGTGGACCCCTACAAGACCGAGCTCATCCAGGACCTTCCCCAAGGCGAGGAGATCAGCTTTTACAAGCAGGGAGACGAGCGCTACGGCTTCACCGACCTCTGCCGGGGACCCCACGTCCCCAGCACGGGCCGCATTCCGCCACACTTCAAGCTCACCTCGCTGGCCGGGGCCTACTGGCGGGGCGACTCCAAGCGTCCCATGCTCCAACGCATCTACGGCATCGCCTTCCGCTCGAGGGAAGAGCTCGAGCACTACCTCTGGGCTCAGGAAGAGGCCAGGAAGCGCGATCATCGCAAGCTAGGAGCCGAGCTCGATCTCTTCACCATCAGCGAAGAGGTGGGCAAGGGCTTACCTCTGTGGCTGCCCAAGGGGGCTTTCATCCGGCGGCAGCTCGAGCAGTACATGTACGAAAAGGAGCAGGAGCACGGCTACCACTACGTCATCACCCCGCACATCGCCAACTCCAAGCTCTACTACACCTCCGGGCACCTCCCCTACTACAAAGACGACATGTACGCTCCCATCGAGATCGAGGGCGAGGAATACTACCTCAAGCCCATGAACTGCCCGCACCACCACATGATCTACAAAGCCCGGCTCAAGAGCTACCGCGACCTGCCCCTACGCCTGGCCGAGTTCGGCACCGTCTACCGCTTCGAGCTCTCCGGCACGCTCTCAGGGCTGGCCAGGGTGCGCGGCTTCACCCAGAACGACGCCCACATCTACTGCTCCAAGGCCCAGGTCAAGGAGGAATTCATCCGGGTGATCCAGCTCTTCGACGAGGTCTACAAGGACTTCGGCATCAGCGACTACTGGTTCCGCCTCTCCCTGCCCGACTTCGAGAACAACCCCGAGAAGTTCGGCGAGCCCGGCCCCCACTGGGACGAGGCCATCACCGCCATCCGCTCGGCGCTGGAGGAGACCGGCGCTCAGTACGTCGAAGGCATCGGAGAAGCCACCTTCTACGGACCCAAGCTCGACGTGCAGCTTCGCACCGTATTGGGCAAAGAGGAATCCATCGCCACCAACCAGCTCGACTTCATCAGCGCGGGGCGTTTTGGCCTCGAGTTCACCAATGAGCGGGGCGAGAAAGAGACCCCGGTCATCATCCACCGCGCCATCATGGGTTCTTTCGACCGCTTCTTCGCCTTCTACCTCGAGCACACCGCCGGAGACTTCCCCCTGTGGCTCTCCCCCATCCAGGCCGTGATCGTCCCCATCGCCGACCGCCACCTGGGCTACGCCCAACAGGTCGCCGCTCAGATGCGCAAAAACAAGCTCCGCGTCGAGATCGACGACCGCAGCGAGCGCATGAACGCCAAGATCCGCGATGCCGAGCTTCAGAAAATCCCCCTGATCCTGGTAGTCGGCGACAAGGAAGCCGAAGCGGGCACGGTAAACCTGCGCGAGCGGCACGTCAAGGAACAGCGCACGCTGCCGGTGAGCGAGCTGATCGCACAGATGCACAAGCGGGTGCAGGAGCGGAAGTAG
- a CDS encoding O-acetylhomoserine aminocarboxypropyltransferase/cysteine synthase family protein, with protein sequence MDFSTLAVLSGIPDDPHHAVGVPIYAAAAYSFASLEEGAHKFATGEGYTYTRLQNPTVAALEERLSALEEAIGAVCLASGQAASFAALLALVRSGDEIVASPGLFGGTVGLLNQVFGLMGLKVHFVAPEVGAVRAVLNERTRAVYTEVLGNPSLELPDLEGLARLCEAHGVALIVDNTFGAVGALARPLEHGAHVVTHSLTKWASGHGSILGGAVLARSSEIWRRYPQFTTPDAQGRVPWEALGPRCFLERVRQLGLSLGGMVLSPFNAYLLFQGIETVELRVERSSKSALEVASWLQEQPQVAWVRYPGLKGDPAHARASQYLRGGFGSILTFGVKGGLEGASRFLAHLKLLQAPNVGDARTLAVHPWTTTHSRIPEPARLAAGVRPEMIRFSVGLESPKDIQARLAEALAAVG encoded by the coding sequence GTGGACTTTTCAACCCTGGCCGTACTCAGCGGAATACCCGACGACCCCCATCACGCCGTGGGAGTGCCCATCTACGCGGCGGCAGCCTACAGCTTCGCAAGCCTCGAGGAGGGCGCGCACAAGTTCGCCACGGGCGAGGGCTACACCTACACCCGATTGCAAAACCCCACTGTGGCCGCGCTCGAAGAACGCCTGAGCGCCCTGGAGGAGGCCATCGGGGCGGTATGCCTGGCTTCGGGGCAAGCCGCCAGCTTCGCGGCATTGCTCGCTTTGGTGCGCTCGGGGGACGAGATCGTGGCCAGCCCTGGGCTCTTCGGCGGCACGGTGGGGCTCTTAAACCAGGTCTTCGGCCTGATGGGCCTCAAGGTGCACTTCGTCGCCCCCGAGGTGGGGGCAGTACGGGCGGTGCTCAACGAGCGCACTCGAGCGGTCTATACCGAGGTGCTGGGCAACCCCTCGCTCGAGCTGCCCGACTTGGAAGGGCTGGCCCGGCTGTGCGAGGCGCACGGCGTGGCCCTGATCGTGGACAACACCTTCGGGGCGGTGGGTGCGTTGGCGCGGCCCCTCGAGCACGGCGCCCACGTCGTCACCCACAGCCTGACCAAGTGGGCCAGCGGGCACGGCTCGATTTTGGGCGGAGCAGTGCTGGCCCGCTCGAGCGAGATCTGGCGGCGCTATCCGCAGTTCACCACGCCCGATGCCCAGGGTCGCGTTCCGTGGGAAGCCCTTGGCCCGCGATGTTTTCTCGAGCGCGTGCGGCAACTGGGCCTATCGCTGGGGGGCATGGTGCTCTCGCCCTTCAACGCCTATTTGCTCTTCCAGGGGATCGAGACCGTCGAGTTGCGGGTGGAGCGCTCCTCGAAAAGCGCCCTCGAGGTCGCCTCATGGCTGCAGGAGCAGCCCCAGGTGGCCTGGGTGCGCTACCCCGGCCTGAAGGGCGACCCGGCCCATGCCCGGGCCTCGCAGTACTTGCGGGGCGGCTTCGGCAGCATCCTGACCTTCGGCGTGAAAGGCGGGCTCGAGGGAGCCAGCCGCTTCCTGGCCCACCTCAAACTTCTCCAGGCCCCCAACGTGGGCGATGCACGCACGCTGGCGGTTCACCCTTGGACCACCACCCACTCTCGCATCCCCGAGCCCGCCCGCCTGGCCGCGGGGGTAAGGCCCGAGATGATCCGCTTTTCGGTGGGCCTCGAGAGCCCCAAGGACATCCAGGCCAGGCTGGCCGAGGCGCTGGCGGCGGTGGGCTAG
- a CDS encoding NADPH-dependent assimilatory sulfite reductase hemoprotein subunit has protein sequence MSEAKLSKVEYVKIASNRLRGPVDAELHDGSDHFSEEGYQILKFHGIYQQDDRDVRKARRAQGLGPDYSFMIRVAIPGGVLTPEQYLTLDRLADELGNATLRLTTRQAIQYHGVRKGGLKPLVQVLNRNLLTTLSACGDVVRNIVACPAPFADRQRAELYRYAKELSERLKPKTRAYYEIWLDGERAASLEENEPLYGDTYLPRKFKIGFAFPGDNCVDVYTQDIGIVPVVGEGGLEGFTLLVGGGLGQSHGAKETHPVLAKPLATVGPEQLFEVVEAIVKVQRDHGRRDDRKYSRMKYLVEAWGLERFKAEVERYVGYALPEARALAWLSGDDHLGWHEQGDGRLFFGLFVENGRVKENLRAAIREVVQRFAPEVRLTAQQNLLFVGLDPSNQAAVEAILRNHGVALPGTLPLVVQNAMACPALPTCGLAITESERVMPQVIRELDAVLKRLELHDGPIPHVRMTGCPNGCARPYSAEVGLVGRSLNSYTVYLGGSPLGTRLGQLYLDNVGREEIARRLEPVLEAYKRERLEGEAFGDYCHRVGVETLRERFGNLASA, from the coding sequence ATGTCAGAAGCAAAGCTGTCCAAAGTCGAATACGTGAAGATCGCCAGCAATCGCCTGCGCGGGCCGGTAGACGCCGAGCTGCACGATGGCAGCGACCACTTCAGCGAAGAGGGCTACCAGATCCTCAAATTTCACGGCATCTACCAACAGGACGACCGCGATGTGCGCAAGGCGCGTAGAGCCCAGGGCCTGGGGCCCGATTACTCCTTCATGATCCGGGTGGCCATTCCCGGCGGGGTGCTCACGCCCGAGCAATACCTCACCCTCGACCGGCTGGCCGACGAGCTGGGCAACGCGACACTGCGCCTCACCACCCGCCAGGCCATCCAGTACCACGGGGTGCGCAAGGGGGGCCTCAAGCCCTTGGTGCAGGTGCTCAACCGCAACCTGCTCACCACCCTCTCGGCTTGCGGGGATGTGGTGCGCAACATCGTGGCCTGCCCGGCGCCTTTTGCCGACCGTCAGCGCGCTGAGTTATACCGCTACGCCAAAGAGCTCTCCGAGCGGCTCAAGCCCAAAACCCGCGCCTACTACGAGATCTGGCTCGATGGGGAGCGAGCGGCGAGCCTCGAGGAAAACGAACCCCTCTACGGCGATACCTACCTGCCGCGCAAGTTCAAGATCGGCTTCGCCTTCCCCGGCGACAACTGTGTGGACGTTTACACCCAAGACATCGGGATCGTCCCGGTGGTGGGGGAGGGGGGGCTCGAGGGCTTCACCCTGCTGGTAGGTGGCGGGCTGGGCCAGAGCCACGGGGCCAAGGAAACCCACCCCGTGCTGGCCAAACCCCTCGCCACCGTTGGGCCCGAGCAGCTCTTCGAGGTCGTCGAGGCCATCGTCAAGGTGCAGCGCGACCACGGGCGACGCGATGACCGCAAGTATAGCCGTATGAAGTACCTCGTCGAGGCCTGGGGCCTCGAGCGCTTCAAGGCCGAGGTCGAGCGCTACGTGGGCTACGCCCTCCCCGAAGCCCGAGCGCTGGCGTGGCTCTCGGGCGACGACCACCTGGGCTGGCATGAGCAGGGCGACGGCAGGCTGTTCTTCGGGCTCTTTGTGGAGAACGGGCGGGTCAAGGAAAATCTGCGTGCGGCGATCCGCGAGGTGGTGCAGCGATTTGCCCCCGAGGTGCGCCTCACCGCCCAGCAGAACCTCCTCTTCGTCGGCCTCGATCCCTCCAATCAGGCCGCCGTTGAGGCCATCTTGCGCAACCACGGCGTGGCCCTTCCCGGCACGCTCCCGCTCGTCGTGCAGAACGCCATGGCCTGCCCGGCCCTGCCCACCTGCGGCCTGGCCATCACCGAGAGCGAGCGGGTGATGCCCCAGGTGATCCGCGAGCTCGACGCTGTGCTGAAGAGGCTCGAGCTACACGATGGCCCCATCCCCCATGTGCGCATGACCGGCTGCCCCAACGGCTGCGCCCGGCCCTACAGCGCCGAGGTGGGGCTGGTGGGCCGCAGCCTGAACTCCTACACCGTCTACCTGGGCGGCAGCCCCTTGGGAACCCGACTGGGGCAGCTCTACCTCGACAACGTGGGGCGCGAGGAAATTGCCCGCCGGCTCGAGCCGGTCCTCGAGGCCTACAAGCGCGAGCGGCTCGAGGGCGAAGCCTTTGGGGACTACTGCCACCGCGTGGGCGTGGAGACGCTCAGGGAGCGTTTTGGCAATCTGGCTTCGGCGTAG
- the cobA gene encoding uroporphyrinogen-III C-methyltransferase produces the protein MKGKVYLVGAGPGDPELLTLKAVRVLGEAEVVLYDRLVGPEVLGLINPLAQRVYVGKEQGEQERVQEDIFRQLLFHARAGRKVVRLKGGDPLVYGRGGEEWALLAEEGIAVELVPGLSSTLAVPGLAGIPLTMRGVAGGLAVLSGHAQGGVLPELAPYARIDTLVILMGVKARAQIAQGLIGAGRSPAEPIAFIEKGSTPQERVVMATLGEVAAGGVEVQSPAVWVIGQVVRLRERLRAAGRAVAGALG, from the coding sequence GTGAAGGGCAAGGTCTATCTGGTGGGGGCGGGTCCTGGCGACCCCGAGCTGCTCACGCTCAAGGCGGTGCGGGTGTTGGGAGAAGCCGAGGTGGTGCTCTACGACCGCCTGGTGGGCCCGGAGGTCTTGGGGTTGATCAACCCGCTGGCACAGAGGGTCTACGTGGGCAAGGAGCAGGGGGAGCAGGAGCGAGTGCAGGAAGACATCTTCCGGCAACTGCTCTTCCACGCCCGGGCTGGGCGCAAGGTGGTGCGGCTCAAAGGGGGCGACCCCCTGGTCTACGGTCGCGGGGGGGAGGAGTGGGCCTTGCTGGCTGAAGAGGGCATCGCAGTGGAGCTGGTTCCCGGGCTGAGTTCGACCCTGGCGGTGCCCGGGCTGGCCGGCATCCCCCTCACGATGCGCGGGGTGGCGGGGGGCTTGGCGGTGCTCTCGGGGCATGCGCAAGGGGGGGTGTTGCCCGAGCTTGCCCCTTACGCCCGCATCGATACCCTGGTGATCCTGATGGGGGTCAAGGCGCGGGCCCAGATCGCCCAGGGGTTGATCGGGGCCGGGCGCTCCCCCGCAGAGCCCATCGCCTTCATCGAGAAGGGTTCCACCCCCCAGGAGCGGGTGGTGATGGCCACGCTGGGGGAGGTGGCCGCGGGAGGGGTCGAGGTGCAATCCCCCGCCGTGTGGGTCATCGGGCAGGTGGTGCGGTTGAGGGAGCGCTTGCGGGCGGCGGGGCGTGCCGTCGCCGGCGCTTTGGGTTAG
- a CDS encoding precorrin-2 dehydrogenase/sirohydrochlorin ferrochelatase family protein: MLDLRDRPVLFVGGGWETETKVRGLLGVGARVTLLSPGEHPGLEPLVQEGRLSWLRRGYQRGDLGGFCLVISHPADQSLNAEVAREARERGIWLNAVDDPAHCDFILPAVHRQGELVIAVSTSGVAPALGVRIKQRLAREYGPEYAEYLRLLRPFRAIVAETFPDDFEARKAAWYRMIDSPALELAARGEVQAARAVLLEALRHNPNPHPREGNAAVPASVSAPEVTP, encoded by the coding sequence ATGCTGGACCTTCGAGACCGCCCCGTGCTGTTCGTGGGGGGCGGCTGGGAGACGGAGACCAAGGTGCGGGGCTTGCTGGGGGTGGGGGCCCGGGTGACGCTGCTCTCCCCCGGCGAGCACCCCGGCCTCGAGCCCCTGGTCCAAGAGGGCCGACTGAGCTGGCTGCGGCGGGGGTATCAGCGGGGCGACCTCGGAGGCTTCTGCCTGGTGATCTCGCACCCCGCGGACCAATCGCTCAACGCCGAAGTGGCCCGAGAGGCCCGCGAGCGCGGCATCTGGCTCAACGCGGTCGATGACCCCGCGCACTGCGATTTCATCCTGCCCGCGGTGCACCGCCAGGGCGAGCTGGTGATCGCGGTCTCCACCAGCGGGGTGGCCCCCGCCTTGGGGGTGCGCATCAAGCAGCGGCTGGCCCGGGAGTACGGCCCCGAGTACGCCGAATACCTGCGGCTTTTGCGCCCGTTCCGCGCCATCGTCGCCGAGACCTTCCCCGATGACTTCGAGGCCCGCAAGGCCGCCTGGTACCGCATGATCGACAGCCCCGCGCTGGAGTTGGCGGCGCGGGGGGAAGTCCAGGCCGCTCGCGCGGTGTTGCTGGAAGCCTTGCGCCACAACCCCAACCCACATCCGCGGGAGGGGAATGCAGCAGTACCAGCGTCGGTATCCGCACCGGAGGTGACGCCGTGA
- a CDS encoding sulfite exporter TauE/SafE family protein, which translates to MLEVLVGFVIALSIGLSGVGGGTITAPVLILFLGIPAEVAVGTALLFSVFAKIPAGLVYFARKQVNLRALTWLLAGGVPAVAAGSLLLGSLKSHKDTVLLVIGLTIIAVALINLALTFKKIRPRSLHPAWIVLIAAFIGLEVGFSSAGAGALGTLLLMSATRLAPKEVVGTDICFGLILSAIGGGLHAALGQADFALLLKIAAGGLLGSLAGVWLAQRIAQRPFRLGLLLWLMFIGSHLVLRSAPSLAR; encoded by the coding sequence GTGCTCGAGGTCCTCGTGGGTTTCGTGATCGCCCTGAGCATCGGCCTCTCGGGGGTGGGGGGCGGAACCATTACTGCTCCTGTCTTGATCCTCTTTCTGGGCATACCTGCTGAAGTTGCGGTGGGCACGGCGCTGCTGTTCTCAGTCTTCGCCAAGATCCCCGCCGGTCTGGTTTACTTTGCCCGCAAGCAGGTCAACCTGCGGGCGCTGACTTGGCTGCTGGCCGGGGGGGTGCCTGCGGTGGCGGCGGGGAGCCTCCTGTTGGGTTCGCTCAAAAGTCACAAGGATACTGTTTTGCTGGTCATCGGCCTGACCATCATCGCCGTGGCCCTGATCAACCTAGCGCTTACCTTCAAGAAGATCCGCCCGCGCAGTCTCCATCCCGCCTGGATCGTCCTGATTGCGGCGTTTATCGGTCTCGAGGTGGGCTTTTCCTCGGCGGGTGCGGGCGCTTTGGGAACCCTGCTGCTCATGAGCGCGACCCGCTTGGCTCCTAAGGAAGTGGTGGGAACCGACATCTGCTTCGGCCTGATCCTCTCGGCCATCGGCGGCGGGCTTCACGCGGCCTTGGGCCAGGCCGACTTCGCTCTGCTGCTCAAAATCGCCGCGGGTGGCTTGCTGGGATCGCTGGCTGGGGTTTGGTTGGCCCAACGAATCGCCCAGCGCCCCTTCCGGCTGGGGCTTTTGCTGTGGTTGATGTTTATCGGCTCGCATCTGGTGCTTCGGAGCGCGCCGAGTCTGGCTCGGTGA
- the sat gene encoding sulfate adenylyltransferase — MSQGRIAPHGGTLVNRLLPVDPREYAHLPALELAERSYADLELIATGVYSPLEGFLGEADYQSVVERMRLANGLPWSIPITLSVPKDQARSYRGKVRLTRNGQTLGLLEVFEQYTPDRQKEALEVYRTTDPAHPGVAALLRQGEVNLAGRVSLFRLDRGEFPQHHYTPLETRQIFHEKGWKTVVAFQTRNPIHRAHEYLHKVALEHLDGLFLNPLVGATKQDDVPARVRMEAYRVLLERYYPKERVLLGVYPAAMRYAGPREAILHAISRKNYGCTHFIVGRDHAGVGSYYGTYDAQEIFEAFAPGEIGITILKFEHTFYCRTCGSIVSARTCPHDSAHHLTLSGTRVRELLRSGAALPPEFTRPEVAEVLRAAYRDEALRGA; from the coding sequence ATGAGCCAAGGGCGCATCGCCCCGCACGGTGGAACCCTGGTGAACCGCCTGTTGCCAGTCGATCCTCGTGAATACGCCCATCTCCCCGCGCTCGAGCTCGCTGAGCGCAGCTACGCCGACCTCGAGCTCATCGCCACCGGCGTCTACTCCCCGCTGGAGGGATTCTTGGGTGAGGCCGACTACCAGAGCGTAGTCGAGCGAATGCGCTTAGCGAACGGCCTACCCTGGAGCATTCCGATCACCCTGAGCGTGCCCAAAGACCAGGCCCGCAGCTATCGGGGAAAGGTGCGGCTCACCCGAAACGGCCAGACCCTCGGCCTGCTCGAGGTCTTTGAGCAGTACACCCCGGACCGGCAAAAAGAGGCCCTCGAGGTCTACCGCACCACCGACCCGGCCCACCCTGGCGTGGCTGCTCTTTTGCGTCAGGGTGAGGTCAACCTGGCCGGGCGGGTGAGCCTGTTCCGCTTGGACCGGGGGGAATTCCCCCAACACCACTACACCCCCCTCGAGACCCGCCAGATCTTCCACGAGAAGGGCTGGAAGACGGTGGTAGCCTTCCAGACCCGCAACCCCATCCACCGCGCCCACGAGTACTTGCATAAGGTGGCCCTCGAGCACCTTGACGGCCTATTCCTCAACCCTTTGGTGGGGGCCACCAAGCAAGACGACGTGCCCGCCAGGGTGCGGATGGAGGCCTACCGGGTGCTGCTCGAGCGCTACTACCCCAAGGAGCGGGTACTGCTGGGGGTCTACCCGGCGGCCATGCGCTATGCCGGGCCGCGCGAGGCCATTTTGCACGCCATCAGCCGTAAGAACTACGGCTGTACCCACTTCATCGTCGGGCGCGACCACGCCGGGGTGGGCAGCTACTACGGCACCTACGACGCGCAGGAGATCTTCGAGGCCTTCGCTCCGGGGGAAATCGGCATTACGATCCTCAAGTTCGAGCACACCTTCTACTGCCGTACCTGCGGTTCCATCGTCTCCGCACGTACCTGCCCGCACGACAGCGCGCACCACCTCACCCTCTCGGGAACCCGCGTGCGCGAGCTCTTGCGCTCGGGGGCTGCGCTACCGCCGGAGTTCACCCGCCCCGAGGTGGCCGAGGTGCTGCGTGCGGCCTACCGGGATGAAGCGCTGAGGGGGGCCTAG
- a CDS encoding phosphoadenylyl-sulfate reductase: protein MKTTSNAQGRASAQLLTPDVWNAQTDPLAVIGWALENYPDLLMTSAFNLNGVVLIDLAAKAGYTGEVVFVDTGYHFPETLQTRDRLEARYPQMRFVTLSAGLAEEPWGEERYRSDPDGCCAVRKVAPLRDYLAQKNPSALLNARSRDQASTRASLGFLERGERLRINPLAYWTRDRLEAYAREHDLPVNPLYASGFLSIGCWPCTRAVRPGEDARSGRWDGKGKTECGLWVGEKAL from the coding sequence GTGAAAACGACGTCGAACGCCCAGGGGCGGGCCTCTGCGCAGCTTCTAACCCCCGATGTCTGGAACGCGCAAACCGACCCTTTGGCCGTCATCGGGTGGGCGCTGGAGAATTACCCCGATCTGCTCATGACCAGCGCCTTCAACCTCAACGGCGTCGTGCTCATCGACCTGGCCGCTAAAGCGGGGTACACCGGCGAGGTGGTGTTCGTGGACACCGGCTACCACTTTCCCGAGACCTTGCAAACCCGCGATCGCCTCGAGGCCCGCTATCCCCAGATGCGCTTCGTCACCTTGAGTGCCGGCCTAGCTGAGGAGCCCTGGGGGGAAGAGCGCTACCGCAGCGACCCCGACGGCTGCTGCGCCGTACGCAAGGTGGCCCCCCTGCGCGACTACCTGGCCCAGAAGAACCCCAGTGCCTTGCTCAACGCCAGAAGCCGCGACCAGGCTTCGACCCGGGCCTCTCTCGGCTTCCTCGAGCGAGGGGAGCGTCTGCGCATCAACCCGCTGGCTTACTGGACGCGCGATAGGCTGGAGGCCTACGCCCGCGAGCACGACCTGCCGGTCAACCCCCTGTACGCCTCGGGTTTCCTGAGCATCGGCTGCTGGCCCTGCACGCGAGCGGTGCGTCCCGGTGAGGATGCGCGCTCGGGCCGCTGGGACGGCAAAGGCAAGACCGAGTGCGGGCTGTGGGTGGGGGAGAAGGCGCTTTAG
- the cysC gene encoding adenylyl-sulfate kinase has protein sequence MSGVVVWFTGLSGAGKTTLAKALEVHLYEAGQKVEHLDGDVVREHLSKGLGYSREDRDTNIRRIGFVANLLAKHGVIVLVSAISPYRLTREEVLSQAPKKLEVFVDAPLEVLIERDVKGLYAKALRGEIANFTGVSDPYEPPLNPDLHLRTDQLSLQESLDRLLSALERLGVEVRVRT, from the coding sequence ATGAGCGGGGTGGTGGTCTGGTTTACCGGGCTTTCCGGCGCGGGCAAGACCACGCTGGCCAAAGCCCTCGAGGTTCACCTCTACGAAGCGGGCCAGAAGGTCGAGCACCTCGACGGTGACGTGGTGCGCGAGCACCTGTCGAAGGGGCTGGGCTATAGCCGTGAGGACCGCGACACCAACATAAGGCGCATCGGCTTCGTGGCCAATCTGCTGGCCAAGCACGGCGTGATCGTGCTGGTGAGCGCGATCAGCCCCTACCGGCTTACCCGCGAGGAAGTGCTCTCGCAGGCTCCCAAGAAGCTCGAGGTCTTCGTAGACGCGCCGCTGGAGGTGCTGATCGAGCGCGACGTGAAGGGGCTTTATGCCAAGGCGCTCAGGGGAGAGATCGCCAATTTCACCGGGGTTTCCGACCCCTATGAGCCCCCCCTGAACCCCGATCTGCACCTGCGGACCGATCAACTAAGCCTCCAGGAGAGCCTCGACCGCCTGTTGAGCGCGCTCGAGCGCTTGGGTGTCGAAGTGCGGGTGAGGACGTGA